In Danaus plexippus chromosome 14, MEX_DaPlex, whole genome shotgun sequence, a single genomic region encodes these proteins:
- the LOC116769453 gene encoding UDP-N-acetylglucosamine transferase subunit ALG13 homolog, translated as MQRVYKKCFITVGTTQFNLLCEYIQTSQILKALKKLGCTEIIFQIGNSNCEPRVYEKEGIKIDLYRFKDSLDEDIKNADLIISHAGAGSCLEALNANKPLLVVVNEDLMDNHQMELAEQLQIDGHLYYCTCDTLESTLETVDFNWLSPFTKPNPSAFISYLDDIFKVAVNT; from the coding sequence ATGCAACgtgtatataaaaagtgttttataaCTGTAGGAACAACCCAATTTAATCTCCTTTGTGAATATATTCAGACATCGCAAAtattaaaagctttaaaaaaacttggatgcactgaaataatatttcaaataggaAACAGCAACTGTGAACCCAGAGTTTATGAGAAAGAAGGTATCAAAATCGATCTCTATAGATTCAAAGATTCTTTAGACGAGGATATTAAAAACGCAGATTTAATTATCAGTCATGCTGGTGCAGGGAGCTGTTTAGAAGCTTTAAACGCAAATAAACCACTTCTGGTGGTTGTAAATGAGGATCTAATGGATAATCATCAAATGGAGCTAGCAGAACAGTTACAGATTGATGGACATCTTTATTACTGCACATGCGACACTCTTGAGAGTACTTTAGAGACGGTAGACTTCAACTGGCTCTCACCATTCACTAAGCCTAATCCTTCAGCCTTTATCAGTTATCTGGATGATATATTCAAGGTTGCAGTGAATAcatga
- the LOC116769451 gene encoding DDRGK domain-containing protein 1, with protein MLPYIIAAAITAIILIILTIVIFPKLQGKSSNAARPRAVAQRDGGPGRVQAVRNQRARMRANAARHQAPLIEEEPNAADDAEDGIPEAEKVEFDDKMGAKKRAKMEAKLEKKKAREAEEQMRELRKKREEDLEEERRKAEEKREEEERKVEEAAKKAEEERKKREQEEYEAMKAAFSVEGEGFEESEADGENLLKEFVDYIKAQKVVLLEDLAGHFKIKTQAAIDRITDLQASGELTGVIDDRGKFIYISQKELEEVAKFIRQRGRVSITDLAESSNDLINLSPVTVT; from the exons ATGCTGCCTTATATCATTGCAGCTGCCATAAcagctattattttaataatcttaacaATAGTTATCTTTCCAAAATTACAAGGAAAATCGTCaa atGCAGCGAGGCCAAGGGCAGTCGCTCAAAGAGATGGAGGTCCAGGAAGAGTCCAGGCAGTTAGGAACCAACGAGCTAGAATGAGAGCTAATG CTGCCCGTCATCAAGCACCCCTTATAGAAGAGGAACCTAATGCTGCAGATGATGCTGAAGATGGCATTCCTGAGGCGGAAAAGGTTGAATTTGATGACAAGATGGGTGCCAAG aaAAGAGCTAAAATGGAAGCAAAGTTGGAAAAGAAGAAGGCAAGAGAAGCTGAAGAACAAATGCGTGAACTGAGAAAGAAACGCGAAGAAGATTTAGAAGAAGAAAGGAGGAAGGCGGAGGAAAAAAGAGAG GAAGAGGAACGTAAGGTGGAAGAAGCCGCAAAGAAGGCTGAAGAAGAACGAAAAAAACGCGAACAAGAAGAGTATGAAGCTATGAAAGCAGCATTCTCCGTGGAAGGTGAGGGCTTCGAAGAGAGTGAAGCTGACGGAGAAAATCTTCTCAAGGAGTTTGTTGATTATATCAAG gcACAAAAAGTCGTTTTACTAGAGGATCTGGCAGGACATTTCAAGATAAAAACACAAGCGGCTATCGATAGGATAACTGATCTACAGGCTTCTGGCGAATTAACAGGTGTTATAGATGATagaggaaaatttatttatatatcacagAAAGAACTTGAAGAGGTCGCAAAATTTATACGGCAAAGAGGGAGAGTCTCAATCACAGACCTAGCAGAGAGCAGCAACGACCTCATTAATTTAAGCCCTGTTACAGTaacatag
- the LOC116769775 gene encoding KAT8 regulatory NSL complex subunit 1, translating to MAPALTVTPQYNHYDAVEETEKLSHRRRALASVDNVSIPMEEDDMGLQNQPSLAKDSQEMEQILVDLGNNDLVQADLLQAIKTLESGGDSLSTGDPDGMFPLSGFDLADTVDSESDATEDKIRLIQARLERRCAFLLRRLRILQARAIGKRISEEASQTFEKCAKGARRDGGGRPMGLKALLKRIETTAALQASAASRSVVGPKYYRAGTSKGDASRSASIGIPSGTLTGLEDSAGALRSHLSVVKHQLDSDATASSSGAESNDEAVTYNNTHQQPMPIEKRALYSWQKARASIAARWCWLQVQVQELEYKIRQHTELHAQVREAKGPVEFEVSGESQFEDTCSRVRPLRRDTFNKRKLLQMHNLHIATNKAAKPSDINCRCVGSSCAVCTGRFEATQPAAPSGMLPPAARRALVDPSHHPVLSDVNDLRPSVHLSALTSRSWFRSRVTKSWRGAHTGTAPRAPPAPPPRHRRLTTKLKRGRPPLSRKIRERERDEDSASGQERGRGRSSTENRLWRRQSYDIDNIVIPQSVAASTRPEILTYKEIITPKWRVMEIPETPLNNGVSKSNRMSIESDDEDISEAAVQARHTRAETRERNRYLRKRRSRRRNTEEENNDPIPEVVVRQPTPPLQETVPPYSPRQFPLKDDLYQDMLSKMPEGYRPISPELDPDITMEEDTSSLSPLSPLNFDGDDPDDAEWNPSNEKSDKRRSTLR from the exons ATGGCCCCGGCGCTAACTGTGACACCCCAATATAACCACTACGACGCCGTCGAAGAAACTGAGAAGCTATCCCACCGAAGACGGGCCCTCGCGTCCGTCGATAACGTTTCTATACCCATGGAGGAAGACGATATGGGGCTTCAGAACCAACCCAGCCTGGCTAAGGACTCTCAGGAAATGGAACAGATCCTAGTAGATTTAGGTAACAATGACCTTGTTCAGGCTGATTTACTACAAGCGATCAAAACCTTGGAAAGTGGTGGCGACTCCCTGTCTACAGGCGACCCAGATGGTATGTTTCCCTTAAGTGGCTTCGATCTAGCTGACACAGTCGATTCAGAGAGCGATGCTACCGAGGATAAGATAAGATTAATACAAGCGCGTTTAGAACGCCGGTGTGCGTTTCTATTGAGACGTTTGAGAATATTGCAAGCGAGAGCAATCGGCAAAAGAATATCAGAGGAAGCATCACAGACTTTCGAAAAATGTGCAAAGGGCGCACGGAGAGATGGCGGTGGAAGGCCAATGGGGCTGAAGGCTCTACTAAAAAGGATAGAGACAACAGCCGCTTTACAAGCGAGTGCTGCATCACGTTCTGTGGTCGGTCCTAAGTATTACCGTGCAGGGACTTCGAAAGGTGATGCCTCAAGATCTGCCTCTATTGGAATACCTTCAGGGACTCTGACTGGTTTGGAAGATTCGGCTGGTGCGCTGAGATCACACTTATCTGTAGTAAAACATCAATTGGATTCTGATGCAACAGCTTCGTCTTCTGGAGCCGAGAGCAACGATGAGGCAGTCACCTACAACAACACTCACCAACAACCAATGCCCAT CGAGAAGCGTGCATTGTACTCGTGGCAGAAGGCGCGGGCTTCGATCGCAGCTCGTTGGTGTTGGCTGCAGGTGCAGGTGCAGGAGTTGGAGTACAAGATACGCCAGCATACGGAACTACATGCACAG GTCCGTGAAGCTAAAGGTCCGGTAGAATTCGAAGTTAGTGGCGAATCCCAGTTCGAAGACACGTGTTCCAGGGTCAGACCTCTCAGGAGGGACACGTTTAATAAGAGAAAGCTGCTGCAGATGCACAACTTACACATAGCAACCAATAAGGCCGCGAAACCATCAGATATCAA TTGTCGTTGTGTGGGTAGTTCGTGTGCGGTGTGTACGGGACGGTTCGAGGCCACACAACCGGCGGCTCCGAGCGGAATGCTACCACCAGCAGCGCGTCGGGCATTAGTCGATCCTTCGCATCACCCTGTGCTCAGCGACGTTAAtg ACCTTCGTCCGTCTGTTCATCTATCGGCGTTAACGTCACGCTCGTGGTTCAGATCGCGAGTTACAAAGTCGTGGCGCGGAGCACACACCGGTACAGCACCGAGAGCGCCGCCAGCACCGCCCCCCAGACACAGGCGGCTAACAACTA AATTGAAAAGAGGCCGGCCACCTTTATCGCGTAAGATaagagaaagagagagagatgAAGATAGTGCTTCAGGACAAGAGAG GGGTCGAGGTCGGTCGAGTACTGAGAACCGTTTGTGGCGGCGGCAGTCTTACGACATTGACAACATCGTTATACCTCAGAGCGTCGCCGCCAGCACTCGTCCGGAGATACTCAcctataaagaaattattacaccaaa ATGGAGAGTCATGGAAATACCAGAAACACCACTCAACAATGGTGTGTCCAAGTCTAATAGGATGTCCATAGAGAGTGAT GACGAGGATATATCAGAGGCAGCGGTGCAGGCTCGTCACACACGGGCCGAGACACGAGAACGTAACAGATATCTCCGGAAGAGAAGATCTAGGAGACGTAACACTGAAGAAGAGAATAATGATCCCATACCGGAAGTAGTGGTTCGACAGCCTACACCGCCTCTACAGGAG ACAGTGCCACCTTACTCACCGAGGCAGTTCCCTCTCAAAGACGATCTCTACCAGGACATGTTATCCAAAATGCCAGAAGGTTATCGACCCATCAGCCCCGAGTTAGATCCGGATATAACCATGGAAGAAGACACGAGTTCCCTATCACCGTTGTCACCTTTGAACTTTGATGGTGATGACCCCGATGATGCCGAATGGAATCCCAGCAATGAGAAGTCAGATAAAAGAAGAAGTACGCTTAGATAA
- the LOC116769450 gene encoding lipoma-preferred partner homolog, whose product MNALDKHLADLRIYANELDAKLQDDINASKVKPSIPPKKNKAPLPQIPQSYTVKSACEPSYSSRLENASRTSSTYSNLVPVKSYIVRNSARVRSGDVLLYSNLLPPGGTNHVYSNIQSSRNVEGFYDRDTRSELSRNSDLGAQSTYSELRRPGSVYPPSSASVNAQDFSTYGGSQTSSTYESLYEPINPRPCSQLSGTSLYGGYVGTAVEPIPEPDDALYCGNCYRCGEKIMGETTGCTAMERIYHIKCFCCHQCGINLQGRPFYAVQGKALCEVDYLETLEKCCVCNDPILDRILRATGKPYHPRCFTCVMCQKSLDGIPFTVDAVNRIHCIEDFHKRYAPRCAQCREPIIPEGGAEKTVRIVALDKSFHIACYACEDCGASLCSRDEGSRCYPLDDHLYCKQCNARRIQDLSRNIN is encoded by the exons ATGAATGCTTTAGATAAACATCTAGCAGATTTACGAATATATGCTAATGAATTGGACGCAAAATTACAAGATGACATTAATGCATCCAAAGTAAAACCATCGATCcctccaaaaaaaaataaagctccTTTGCCTCAAATACCCCAAAGTTACACAGTGAAATCCGCCTGCGAGCCGTCATATTCTTCAAGATTAGAAAACGCTAGTCGGACCAGTTCTACATACTCAAATTTGGTACCTGTAAAGAGTTATATTGTAAGAAATTCGGCTCGAGTCCGAAGCGGCGATGTGCTCTTATACAGCAATTTACTGCCACCAGGAGGGACAAATCACGTTTACTCCAATATTCAATCCTCACGGAACGTTGAAGGCTTTTACGATCGAGATACTAGGTCTGAATTGTCTAGAAATAGCGACTTAGGAGCGCAATCAACTTATAGCGAACTACGAAGACCGGGTTCAGTATACCCACCATCTTCGGCTTCTGTGAACGCTCAAGATTTTTCTACATATGGAGGCTCTCAGACATCTTCAACATATGAATCTCTTTATGAACCTATCAACCCACGCCCATGTAGCCAATTATCGGGAACTTCTTTATATGGTGGATATGTTGGCACTGCTGTGGAGCCAATACCAGAACCAGACGATGCTCTTTACTGTGGCAATTGCTACAGATGTGGTGAGAAAATTATGGGAGAGACTACCGGCTGTACTGCTATGGAAAGAATATATCACATTAAATGCTTCTGCTGTCATCAGTGTGGGATCAATTTGCAG ggGCGACCATTCTATGCAGTGCAAGGGAAAGCCCTTTGCGAGGTGGATTATTTAGAAACACTTGAGAAATGTTGTGTCTGTAATGATCCAATCCTTGATCGAATACTGAGAGCCACAGGCAAACCATACCACCCGCGCTGCTTCACATGTGTAATGTGCCAGAAGAGTCTAGACGGCATCCCTTTTACCGTGGATGCAGTGAATCGTATACATTGTATTGAAGATTTTCATAAACG atatgCGCCCCGTTGCGCTCAATGTCGGGAACCAATTATTCCTGAGGGTGGAGCCGAAAAAACTGTCCGAATTGTTGCATTGGATAAGAGTTTTCATATTGCCTGTTATGCTTGCGAAGATTGTGGAGCCTCGTTGTGCTCTAGAGATGAAGGCAGTAGATGTTATCCGTTAGACGATCACTTGTATTGTAAACAATGCAATGCTAGACGTATTCAAGATCTATCAAGAAATATCAATTAA
- the LOC116769449 gene encoding nuclear pore complex protein Nup107: protein MNFERSQLHSTQLTPLKSKRVRHLLNRDDTLNTLNMSPILNETSILKNLNDTSLRHVLDESSMIVNAGNAGDGLNEAFFEIIQSGRPSEVLDTLKRLAQVCCDSLEVVEPWHRYNAQNYWLAEEANTWKLLYCLFADSVTEHPESLESVIVEPTLSQQALVNALFQCDPELRLLQVLVDWLEATAAYQEETTQTAAPVICNNIHWGNTLHELLIGSSLFNKEKNKSMVTCVDPDAPKRQNKVIHSDDKKDDNDLCKKIFTEVRCGKFEEAVSLCIGAGQAWRGAVLQGWRLLHYEKGENGCITLRGNASRDLWKWCALSIANNVSENIHYRATVGILCGNLQSAVSACQGNWEDLLWAHLRVQIEARVDKFLHEHHATAEANTTPADILDLLQNDLQIEEMSLQQVFNAMKSLMDGKRESNYQTCQRYLMLGQVRTIMQDSLEWIENGEDRFVRFLAHLVLVLRHMGKDPQHNIGDKILEKYVSQLIYGLVEGSCEFPELIAYYTSTIPGDRQINLYAELMDQTYKSEYRGNVVEAGIKAGIDVAASARAAIKKAITDIQTGYGNVDSIFTQTSANEKDKTLINKVISSLEWLSLIENQCDEALWLSNAMIRTFIFIGNTDAALLCVSSIRQMFAEYVEKSPANSSELREHLCLKSYLEALEAFATWYRHFISGQPKDVEPLAPNSSFSDKVHHEQRCAQVEQQKAKWRNAILHQSRHTKNLLYNVLLFPGGWLQDENDSEASQNFTKEDRDERTKQLDTLRRLCIPEVCILILKILQSGDDVEQHKEAVKLCDLIADDNRALYEVFTKNKLFEILDRIKESSLLLLEKGRDIFGYELNE, encoded by the coding sequence aTGAATTTTGAAAGAAGTCAGCTGCATTCAACGCAGCTTACTCCGTTAAAATCAAAACGTGTAAGACATTTGTTAAATAGAGACGACACtttgaatactttaaatatgtcaCCGATTCTTAACGAAACTTCAATTTTGAAAAACCTTAATGATACTAGTTTGCGGCATGTCCTGGATGAATCGTCAATGATTGTTAATGCCGGTAATGCAGGAGATGGGTTAAATGAAgcattttttgaaataatacaatCTGGTCGTCCTAGTGAAGTTTTGGATACATTAAAGAGGTTAGCACAAGTTTGTTGCGACTCACTTGAAGTCGTAGAACCTTGGCATAGATATAATGCACAAAATTATTGGCTCGCTGAAGAAGCTAACACATGGAAACTTCTTTACTGCCTCTTTGCGGATTCAGTTACTGAACATCCCGAGTCGCTGGAGAGTGTCATAGTAGAGCCTACATTGTCTCAACAAGCTTTAGTGAACGCTTTGTTCCAATGTGACCCGGAACTCCGACTACTACAGGTGTTAGTGGACTGGTTGGAAGCAACGGCCGCCTATCAGGAAGAAACAACTCAAACTGCTGCCCCAGTCATTTGTAACAATATACACTGGGGCAACACTCTTCATGAGTTATTGATAGGATCGAGTCTgttcaataaagaaaaaaataaatccatgGTTACCTGTGTAGATCCAGATGCACCAAAACGTCAAAACAAGGTAATCCACTCTGACGATAAAAAGGATGATAATGATCTGtgcaagaaaatatttacggAAGTTAGATGTGGTAAGTTTGAAGAGGCTGTGTCATTATGTATTGGCGCCGGACAAGCATGGCGTGGTGCTGTGTTACAAGGCTGGAGATTACTTCACTATGAAAAGGGAGAAAATGGATGTATCACATTACGTGGGAATGCTTCTAGAGATTTGTGGAAATGGTGTGCATTAAGTATAGCTAACAATGTCTCGGAGAATATCCACTACAGGGCCACTGTTGGTATATTGTGTGGTAACTTACAGAGTGCTGTGTCAGCATGCCAAGGTAACTGGGAAGATTTGTTGTGGGCTCATTTGAGAGTGCAAATTGAAGCAAGAGTGGACAAGTTCTTACATGAACATCATGCGACCGCCGAAGCAAATACTACACCCGCGGACATACTAGATTTATTGCAAAATGATCTCCAAATAGAAGAAATGTCTTTACAACAGGTTTTTAATGCTATGAAGTCTTTGATGGATGGAAAGAGAGAGTCCAACTATCAAACATGCCAGCGTTATTTGATGTTAGGTCAAGTTAGAACTATCATGCAAGATTCTTTAGAATGGATTGAAAATGGTGAAGATAGATTCGTGAGATTTCTAGCTCACCTCGTCCTTGTTCTCAGACACATGGGTAAGGATCCACAACATAATATAGGAGATAAAATTTTGGAGAAATATGTCTCTCAACTCATTTACGGTCTAGTTGAGGGGTCTTGTGAGTTTCCAGAACTTATAGCTTACTATACATCTACTATACCTGGTGATagacaaataaatttgtatgctGAACTCATGGATCAGACATACAAAAGTGAATATAGAGGTAATGTTGTTGAAGCTGGGATCAAAGCCGGCATTGATGTTGCCGCATCGGCTAGAGCAGCAATTAAAAAAGCTATAACAGATATACAGACGGGATATGGAAATGTAGATTCAATATTTACCCAAACATCTGCCAATGAAAAAGACAAAACACTGATTAATAAAGTCATTTCCTCATTAGAGTGGTTGTCCCTCATAGAAAACCAATGTGATGAGGCCCTTTGGTTGAGCAATGCCATGAtcagaacatttatttttattggcaACACTGATGCTGCATTGCTATGTGTATCTAGTATAAGACAGATGTTCGCCGAATACGTGGAAAAGTCTCCAGCAAATTCGTCGGAATTACGTGAACATCTATGTTTGAAATCATATCTGGAGGCTTTGGAAGCATTTGCCACTTGGTATAGACATTTCATAAGTGGCCAGCCAAAAGACGTAGAACCTTTAGCCCCAAATTCATCATTCTCAGATAAGGTACACCATGAACAGAGATGTGCTCAAGTAGAACAACAAAAAGCAAAATGGAGGAATGCTATATTACACCAATCCCGGCACACTAAAAACCTTCTGTACAATGTATTACTGTTTCCCGGAGGTTGGCTGCAAGATGAGAACGACAGTGAAGCCTCACAGAACTTTACAAAGGAAGACAGAGATGAAAGAACAAAACAATTGGACACACTGAGACGTCTTTGTATCCCCGAAGtgtgtattttaattctcAAAATCCTCCAAAGTGGCGATGATGTGGAACAACACAAAGAAGCAGTAAAGCTTTGCGACTTGATAGCCGATGACAACCGCGCCCTGTACGAAGTTTTcaccaaaaataaattgttcgAAATATTGGATAGGATAAAGGAATCATCTTTACTGCTGTTAGAAAAAGGCAGGGATATATTTGGTTACGAATTGAACGagtga
- the LOC116769452 gene encoding transmembrane emp24 domain-containing protein eca produces MMLFNISSLLSLLLALDVASALYFHIAEGERKCFIEEIPDDTTVIVNYKVELYDPRSGGFMPSSPGIGMHVEVRDPSDRVVLSRVYSSEGMISFTSNNPGEHVICMYSNSTSWFSGSQLRVHLDIQVGEHAVDYANVAQKDKLTELQLRIRQLLDQVHQITKEQSYQRRREERFRQTSESTHQRVLWWSLMQTGVLVGIGYWQMRHLKSFFEAKKLV; encoded by the exons atgATGCTGTTCAATATATCTTCTCTCCTATCCTTGTTATTAGCTTTAGATGTAGCCTCAGCCCTGTACTTCCATATAGCTGAAGGTGaacgaaaatgttttatagaagAAATCCCAGATGACACCACAGTAATCG TAAACTATAAAGTGGAGTTATATGACCCTCGGTCGGGAGGATTCATGCCTTCATCACCTGGCATAGGTATGCATGTCGAAGTTCGCGATCCCAGCGACCGGGTGGTACTCTCACGAGTATATTCATCAGAGGGAATGATTTCATTTACTTCTAACAACCCTGGAGAACATGTCATCTGTATGTACTCCAATAGCACTTCCTGGTTTAGTGGTTCACAGCTGAGG GTACACTTAGACATCCAAGTGGGTGAGCATGCAGTTGATTATGCCAATGTAGCTCAGAAAGACAAGCTGACGGAACTTCAGTTGAGAATAAGACAGTTGCTGGATCAAGTGCATCAGATTACCAAGGAACAGAGTTATCAAAGA CGCCGCGAAGAGAGATTCAGACAGACATCAGAAAGCACACATCAAAGAGTATTATGGTGGAGTTTGATGCAGACGGGAGTCCTCGTCGGGATCGGTTACTGGCAGATGAGACATCTCAAGAGTTTCTTTGAGGCTaagaaattagtttaa